CGTCGGCCGAGCGACCCGCTGTGACTGTTTGTTCCGGCCCTGTAAGGACTGCCAGCCCGGCGGTCACTGGGCCGCTGAAAACGGAACTGTTCCGCTATACGGTCCGTCCGTCGTTGTCGACGACGCTCGCAAACGCCACGTTCTCCTGTACGGTCTCGATCTCGACGGTCGGCGAGTCGCCCGGTTCGCCGTCGGGGACGATGACGACGTAGCCCCGCTCGACCTTGGCGATGCCGTCGCCCTGGTCGCCCAGCGATTCGATGGTGACGTTTCGGATCTCGCCCTCGTCGACCGGTGGTTGCGGGACGCCGGTGTCGGCTCGCTCCGGGTCGGTATCCTGTGTGGGCGTCTGTGGCTGGGCTGGCGCCGACGAACCGGCATCGACCTGTGATAGCAGACCGACGCGGTAAGTCTCGCCCGGCGAAATCGCGCCGTGGGACACTTCGCTTTTCGGAATCTCGACAATATATCGGTCCCCGTCAGTCTCTACTCGCGCACTGAACAATGTACTGAGTGCATCTGGAACTTCGACCATAGCCTATTCTACGGCTCATGATAGATAATGGTCCTGCCCTGATGTGGTGAAAATTGCCGGCAGTTGGCGATCAGTCGTCGCTTTCGACGCGATTGGTGCCCGTACCGACCCCGGCCTCGTCAAGCAGTTCCGCCCTGTGCTCGTCTAGCAGCGGCGCGCGACCACCGGGCGAGGGCATGGTTTCGGTCATCTTTATCGGACTGCCGGCGATGGTTATCTGTTCGTCGGCGCCGGGCTGGTCGACATCGGTGAGCATCTCCCGGTCGTGGATGTGGGGGTCGTCGAAGATGTCGGCGGTGTTCTGGACCGGCGCGGCCGGCACGCGCCCTTCGAGCAGGTCGAGGAGCGTCTCCGAGTCGATGGTAGCCGTCCAGTCGGCGATTTCGCGGCGCAGGGACTCGCGGTTCGCGATCCGACTGCCGGCGTCGGGGTAGTCCGCGGCGAGGTCCGGACGCTCCATCGCCTCGCACAGCGTCTCCCAGTGGCCGTCGGCAAACGCCGCGATGACGACGTGGCCGTCGGCGGCCTCGAAGGAGTCGTACGGGAACAGCGTCGGGTGAGAGTTCCCCTGCCGGGTCGGCGACTCGCCGTCACAGGAGTACTGGTACACCGTTCGCTCACACAGCGACACCATCGAGTCGTACATCGCCGTATCGACGTACTGCCCCTCGCCAGTGCGTTCGCGGTGATGCACGGCCGCGAGGATACCGACGGCGTTCAGCACGGCAGTGAAGAGGTCGCCGACGCCGGGGCCGACCTTCGTCGGCGGGCCGTCCGACTGCCCCGTGATTTCCATGACCCCGCCCAGCGCCTGCGCGATGAGGTCGAACGAGGGCTGGCCCTGCCGGTGGGTTTCGCCCGTCCGCGGGTCGCCAAAGCCCCGGATGGAGGAGTAGATGAGGTCCGGGTTGTGTTCCCGCAGCGTCTCGTAGCCGCAGTCGAACTTCTCCATCGTGCCAGCCTTGAAGTTCTCGACCACCACGTCTGCGCGCTCAACGAGCGAAAGGAACGCCTCGCGATCTTCATCGGTCCCCAGATCGAGTTCGAGCGAGCGTTTCCCGCGGTTGACGCTCTGGAAGTAGCCGCCGTAGGCTTCTTCGTCACCGTCGCTCACGAACGGCGGGTTCGACCTGATGAGGTCGCCGCCGGGGCGTTCGACCTTTACCACGTCCGCGCCCATGTCTGCGAGCAACATCGTACAGTACGGTCCGGCGAGGACCTGTGTCAGGTCGAGCACACGCAAGTCGTCAAGCGCACCCATGGGAAAACCACGACGGGGCGGCCGCATAAACCTTCTTGAATGTCCGTTATAAATTCCTTAAGGCCATATTATCATGAAAGACCATTAGGTTTATCACTACCCGCCGATGACGGGGAAGTACATGCCCCGGACCGTTATCCTCGGCGTGATTGGCTCCGACGCGCACGTCGTCGGCATCACGATTCTAGAGCAGGCGCTCTCGGCCGCAGGCTTCGAGGTCATTAACCTCGGTGTCCAGACCGCACAGGACGAGTTCGTCTCCGCCGCGAAATCTCATGACGCCGAGGCAGTACTGGTATCCTCGCTGTACGGGCACGCCCGCCAGGACTGCGAGGGGCTGCACGACGAGCTCGACGACGCTGGGCTCGACGTGCTCACGTACGTCGGTGGGAACCTCGCCGTCGGACAGTCCGACTTCGAGGAGACGCAGGCGACCTTCCGACAGATGGGTTTCGACCGCGTCTTCGACGCGGAGACGGACCCGGAGGAGGCAATCGAGATGCTCCGCGAAGACCTGCAACTGACGACAACAGAGGCGGAGCAGATCAGGGTTGACGGGTGACTATGCCAACTGACGAGCGACTCAGCGACGACCAGCTACAGCGCATCGCAAACGACCTCAGAGACAACTGGCACACGGGCCGGGAAGTCGACTTCGAGGAGGCCATTGCCTTCCACGAGTCGCTGCCGGCCTCGAAGCAGTTCGCCACGGTGCTGGAGTCGGCTGACCAGCCGCTCCTCCAGCCGCGAGCGGGCGTCCCTTGCCTCGAAGAACAGATCGACCTGCTGCGGTATCTACAGGACGAGGGCGGTGCGGACCTCCTGCCGACGACCATCGACTCGTACACGCGTGACAACGAGTACGAGAAGGCCGAGGAGGGACTGGCCGCCTCCCGCGGCAGCGACGAGAACGAACTGAACGGCTTCCCCGCGGTGAACCACGGCGTCGAAGACTGCCGGCGGCTCATCCGGGCGCTCGACGCACCGGTCGAGGTCCGGCACGGCACGCCTGACGCCCGGCTACTGGCGATGGTCACGCTTGCCGGCGGCTTCCAGAGCTTCGAGGGCGGGCCGATTTCATACAACATTCCGTACACGAAGCGGCACGACCTCGCGACGACTATCGAGCACTGGCAGTTCGTCGACCGGCTCTGTGGGGCCTACACCGAGCGTGGCGTGACAATCAACCGCGAACCGTTCGGCCCGCTGACGGGCACGCTCGTCCCACCGAGCATCGCCATCGCGGTGATGCTCGTCGAAGGCGAGCTTGCTGCGACACAGGGCGTCCGGTCGCTCACGCTGGGCTACGGGCAGGTCGGAAACCTCGTGCAGGACGTGGCGGCGCTGCGCGCCCTGCGGAAGCTCGGTAACGAGTACCTCCGCGACGAGGTGACCGTCACGACCGTCTTCCACGAGTGGATGGGCGGCTTCCCGCCGGACGAGGCCCGCGCTAACGGCGTCATCAGTCTCGGCGGCGCGACGGCAGCCGTCGCCCAGCCGGACAAAGTCATCACGAAGTCCGCCCAGGAGTTCCAGGGCGTGCCGACGAAGGAGGCCAACGCGGCCGGGTTGCGGACGACGAGACAGCTTATCGATATGATGATCGAACAGGACATCGACCTCGGGGGTATCGACGAGGAACAGGCGCTCATCGAGCGGGAGACACGGGCGCTGATGGACGCGATCTACGACGCCGGCGACGGCGACGTGGCACGGGGGGTCATCAACGCCTTCGACAGCGGCGCGCTGGATGTTCCCTTTGCGCCCAGCGACGCCGCCAAGGGCGCGGTGCTGCCGGCCAGAGACGACGACGGCCGGGTCCGCATCTTCGAGTTCGCGGACCTCGCGCTCCCGGACGACATCAAGGAGATCCACGCCGCGCGGCTCGGCGAGCGGGCCGAGACCGAAGGCCGCGACCAGTCGTTCCGGATGGTCGCCGACGACGTGGACGCTATCAGCGACGGGAAGCTCATCGGGCGTCCAACCGGCGACAACAGCCCCGCGGGAGGTGCCAGCGATGCGGATTGAAGACGTTCGAACGGTTCCGGGCCTCTCGGGGTTCTTCTTCGACGACCAGCAGGCCATCAAGGACGGGGCGACCCAGAGCGGGTTCGCCTACGACGGCCAGCCGGTCACGGAGGGGTTCGACCGCATCCGCGAGGCAGGCGAGGCGCTCATCGTGGAAATCGAACTCGCTGACGGCTCAATCGCGACCGGTGACTGCGCCGCGGTCCAGTACTCCGGGGCCGGCGGCCGCGACCCGCTGTTCCGGGCTGAGAAGTACCGCCCAGTCGTCGAGGGCCCCGTCGCCGACGCGCTCCGTGGACAGGACGCGACGCAGTTCGGGGCCAACGCGACGATGCTTGAGGAGATGGACGCACAGCGGTCGGGCGGCGACCAGCTCCACACCGCGGTCCGCTACGGCGTTTCGCAGGCGCTGTTGAACGCCGCCGCGCAAGCGCGGGGAGTGACGCCGACGGACGTGCTCGCAGACACCTACGACACCGAGCCGGCGACCTCGCCGGTCCCGGTGTTCGGGCAATCGGGCGACGAGCGCCGTATCAACGCCGAGAAGATGCTCATCAAGGGCGTTCCGGTCCTGCCCCACGGCCTGTTCAACAGCGTCGAGAAGGTCGGCGAGAACGGCGAGGGGCTGCGCGACTACCTCGCCTGGCTCTCGGACCGGGCCACAGCGCTCGGGCCGGAGCCGTACTCGCCGCGCTTCCACGTCGACGTGTACGGCATCCTCGGGAAGGTGTTCGGGCCGCCGTACGACCGGACCGAAGTTACCGACTACTTCGAAACGCTGCGGGAGGCTGCCGCGCCGTACCCCCTCCAGGTCGAGGGGCCAATGGACGCTGGCGGCCGGCAGGCACAGATAACCGCGATGGCCGAACTCCGCGAGGGACTGGCCGACGCCGGCGTCGACGTGGATATCGTCGCCGACGAGTGGTGCAACACCTTCGAGGACGTGCAGGCGTTCGTCGACGCGGAAGCGGCCGACTTGGTCCAGATTAAGACGCCGGACCTCGGCGGTATCCAGCGCTCGGCCGAAGCGGTGCTGTACTGCGAGGGCACGGACACCCGCGCCTACGTCGGCGGGACCTGTAACGAGACAGTGACCTCCGCGCGGGCCTGTGCCCACGTCGCGCTGGCGACCGACGCCGCGCAGGTGCTGGCGAAACCGGGCATGGGCTTCGACGAAGGGTTCATGGTCGTCACGAACGAGATGCGGCGGGCGCTTGCCAGACGAGACGCCGCCCGGGAGGTGCCGGCCGATGACTGACTGGACCGATCCCGACGCGCTGGACCTCTCGGACGGCGAGACGTTCGACTCGCTGCTTGACCGGGCCGATACCAGGGAGAAGGGCCACTTCTTCGAGTTCTTCGCGGAGGGCGACGAACTCGCTCACGACCCCGGCCTCCGACTCTCCCATCACGGCAGCGAGCAGTGGATGGGCCAGACGCTCAACCACGACCCGGCGTACTGGCGGGCCGACACCGCACAAGAGCGTGGCTTCGAGGAGCGCCCGGTTCACCCGGACTACCTGCTGGCGTGCGTGATGGGCATCACCGTCGAGGACCTCTCGGAGAAGGGCGGCTACTTCCTCGGCCGAGACGACGTGGAGTTCCACCAGCCCGCGACGGCCGGGACGCCGCTGTCGGTCACCTCGACCGTCGTCGACACCCGAACGTCCTCCTCCCGGCCGAAGTACGGCATCGTCACCTGGGAGACGGAGGGTCGGGACCGCGAGACTGGCGAGACGCTGGTCTCCTACCGGCGAACGAATATGATTCCGCGCCGCGAGCCTGCGGCGACCGACGGCGGCGCTGTCGGCGAACAGGACGAGGGCGGACCGGCAATGCCTGACACTCTCCTCTCGCCCGACGGCGAACGTTTCGGGGATTTCCAAGCGGCACTCGACACCGCCCGCGAGGAGAACGCCGCCGTCGCCTACCGCCACGAACGCGGGCGGACGATGGACGACCAGCTGGTCGCCGGCCTGCCGCTTTCGACGCTCAACACCGCTCGCCAGCACCACAACCGCGACGAGATGGCCGACTCGCCGTCGGGCGACATCGTCGCCTACGGCGACGTGACCCGCTCGATTGCGCTGGCCCACGCCCGCTCGGACGAGGCGACTTACCGCGAACAGCGGTTTGCTGACGAGCGGTTCCACGATTTCGTCACGCTGGGCGACACCGTCTACGGCTTCACCCGCGTCCTCGACTGCGACCCAGACGCCGGGCCGGAACGAGCCGGCGCGGTCACGTTCGAACACGTCGCGTTCAATCAGGAGCAGACCCCGGTCTACTCGGGCCGGCGAACCGCACACATTCAGCGACACCAATGACACGACTCTGCCGAACCTTCCAGACCGCACCGGCCGCGATACCGAACGACAACAGCGCGAAGTTCCTCGTCTCGGGACTCACCAGCGAGGGATTTCAGGCCCCCGACTGGCTCGTTCCCGACATTGAGGACGGCACCGCCCCGTCGATGAAAGACGAGGCCGTCGACAACATCGTCGAGCACGTCCCGGACCACGCCGACGACTTCGCCGGGGACATTCTCCCGCGGGTCGAATGGGCTTACGACGACGCCGACGCCCGCGAGCGCGGCATCGAGCAGGTGACCCGCCTCGCGGCCGAGGTCGGCGAGGAACTGGACGGCTTCGTCTTCCCGAAGGTCGGCCGCCTCGACGACGTGCGCGACGCCGCGGGCGTCGTCGCCGACGCGGAGCGCGATGCCGGGCTTCCCGAGGGGACGCTGGAGATGGCGATCATTCTGGAGACCGCTCCCGGTCGCTCGGACCTTCGCGAGATCTGCCAGTACGCCACAGACTCCCGGCTCTCCGGGCTCGTGTTCGGGCCGGTGGACTACACAGCGGAACTCGGCGGCCGCGCGCTCAACGGCGAACGGCCCCGCTGGGACGGCCTGCTCGAAGCTCTCTCGAACGAGACGAGCGCCGCTGACATCGTCGCCATCGGCGGCCCCTTCGACCAGTTGTTCCACGAGCGCGCCGGCGTTACCTACTACAACGCCGAGGGGTACGCCGACCAGGTGGAACACGAGGCGACCATCGGCATCGACGGCTCGTGGTCGCTGCACCCCAAGCAGACCGAGCAGGCGAATCGCATCCACATGCCGACGGTGGAGGAACTGGAGCGAGACCTCCACAAGATCGAGTCGTTCAACGAGGCCAAGCGCGAGGGGACCGGCGCAGTCGTCGTCGACGGCCAGATGGTCGACGAAGCGACCTACAAGAACTTCGCCAACACCGTCAAAACCGTCCGGGCTATCGACGAAACCCATCCCGCCCAGACCGAGGAGTACTACGACGACGACCTGCTGGCGCGGGCGAAAGACGTCGAACTGATCTTCGGCTAAGCCGGCAGTCGCTTTTTACTCGAAATAGTTCGCCAGCCGTTGGGCTGCCTCGTCCACCCGAGGCGTCACGAGTGCGAATCGTATCCAGTCACGCCGAGACTCGCCGAAGGCCTCGCCGGGCATCCCGGCGACGCCGGCCTCGTCGATGAGTTCGTACACGTTCTCGAACGACCCGGGGAAGCCGGGGAACCGCGCCATCACGTAGAAGCCGCCATCGGGGCGGTTGTACTCGGCCCCGACTTCCGCCAGCGCAGCGCAAAAATCGTCGACGCGGTCTTCGAGTCGCCGTCGGCACGCGGCGTAGTAGTCGGGACTCGTGGTCTTCAGCGCCCGCAGGACGGCGTACTGCGCCGGCCGGCTCCCGGTGACGTTCGTGAGCATATGCTGGGTGCGAGCGCGTTCCAGAAGTGCGCCGGTCGGGCCGTCCTCCGGCGGGAAGATTGCATAGCCGACCCGGAAGCCGGTGATCGCCATCGTTTTCGAGAGGGAGTTGGTGGCGACGACGTGGTCGGAGTCGGCGTGCAGCGCCGAACTGAACCGACCCGCGTAGTCGAAGTGGTCGTACACCTCGTCGCTGAGCAGCAGCGCGTCGTACTCCTCGGCGATGGCTGCGAACTCGGCCATCGCGTCGGCGTCGTACACCGCGCCGGTGGGGTTGTTCGGCGAATTGACGACGATGACGGCCGTCTCGTCGCTCGCGGCTGCCCGAACGTCCGCGGGGTCCAGTCGGTTGCGCTCGTCGACTGGGACGAAGGAGATGTCCGCGCCGACGAAGTTTGCCCGGCCGGCGTAGTAGGGGTAGACCGGGTCCGTCAGGAGAATCTCGTTTCCGTCGAAGTGGTGGAGTCCGCCGGTCATCGCGAGGTGGTTTGCCTCACCCGCGCCGTTCGTGATGAGGACTCGGTTCCGGTCCACCCCACGCCGAGCGGCGATTTCATCGCGGAGGGGCGTCAGCCCGACGCTGGGCGGATACTGGTAGTCGTCGGCCGGAGCCTCGGCGTAGTCTCTGAGCCCGTCCCGAAGCCCCTCGGGCGGGTCCCAGTCGGGGTTGCCCGACACCATGTCCACCACGTCCCGGTCGGCCCGGGCCGCATACTGCATGACCCGGAAGAACTGGGGTTCCGTGTAGTCCATACCCGGTCTCGGGCTGCCGGCCCCGTTTGCTTTTCTGTCTACTGGCGGATGTACAGCGTCAGTCCGCCGAGGACCAGCAACAGCATCCCCCACAGGAGGTCCGACCCCGGCAGGACCCAGAGGAATAGCGTCACGAGACCCGAGGTAACAAGTGACCAGCCAAGCGTCGTCTGATAGCTCATACACGCAGTTGTGTCTCCGAACTGAAAGTATTCCGGCCCGCCCTGAACGCTTATTCGCCCATCGCGACAACTACCGCTAATGACAGACGATACAGCGGACCCAGTCGAGAAGCGCGTCGGCAAGCGTCTCCG
The genomic region above belongs to Haloarcula hispanica ATCC 33960 and contains:
- the citE gene encoding L-malyl-CoA/beta-methylmalyl-CoA lyase: MTRLCRTFQTAPAAIPNDNSAKFLVSGLTSEGFQAPDWLVPDIEDGTAPSMKDEAVDNIVEHVPDHADDFAGDILPRVEWAYDDADARERGIEQVTRLAAEVGEELDGFVFPKVGRLDDVRDAAGVVADAERDAGLPEGTLEMAIILETAPGRSDLREICQYATDSRLSGLVFGPVDYTAELGGRALNGERPRWDGLLEALSNETSAADIVAIGGPFDQLFHERAGVTYYNAEGYADQVEHEATIGIDGSWSLHPKQTEQANRIHMPTVEELERDLHKIESFNEAKREGTGAVVVDGQMVDEATYKNFANTVKTVRAIDETHPAQTEEYYDDDLLARAKDVELIFG
- the mct gene encoding succinyl-CoA:mesaconate CoA-transferase → MGALDDLRVLDLTQVLAGPYCTMLLADMGADVVKVERPGGDLIRSNPPFVSDGDEEAYGGYFQSVNRGKRSLELDLGTDEDREAFLSLVERADVVVENFKAGTMEKFDCGYETLREHNPDLIYSSIRGFGDPRTGETHRQGQPSFDLIAQALGGVMEITGQSDGPPTKVGPGVGDLFTAVLNAVGILAAVHHRERTGEGQYVDTAMYDSMVSLCERTVYQYSCDGESPTRQGNSHPTLFPYDSFEAADGHVVIAAFADGHWETLCEAMERPDLAADYPDAGSRIANRESLRREIADWTATIDSETLLDLLEGRVPAAPVQNTADIFDDPHIHDREMLTDVDQPGADEQITIAGSPIKMTETMPSPGGRAPLLDEHRAELLDEAGVGTGTNRVESDD
- the mch gene encoding 2-methylfumaryl-CoA hydratase yields the protein MTDWTDPDALDLSDGETFDSLLDRADTREKGHFFEFFAEGDELAHDPGLRLSHHGSEQWMGQTLNHDPAYWRADTAQERGFEERPVHPDYLLACVMGITVEDLSEKGGYFLGRDDVEFHQPATAGTPLSVTSTVVDTRTSSSRPKYGIVTWETEGRDRETGETLVSYRRTNMIPRREPAATDGGAVGEQDEGGPAMPDTLLSPDGERFGDFQAALDTAREENAAVAYRHERGRTMDDQLVAGLPLSTLNTARQHHNRDEMADSPSGDIVAYGDVTRSIALAHARSDEATYREQRFADERFHDFVTLGDTVYGFTRVLDCDPDAGPERAGAVTFEHVAFNQEQTPVYSGRRTAHIQRHQ
- a CDS encoding methylaspartate mutase subunit E, with product MPTDERLSDDQLQRIANDLRDNWHTGREVDFEEAIAFHESLPASKQFATVLESADQPLLQPRAGVPCLEEQIDLLRYLQDEGGADLLPTTIDSYTRDNEYEKAEEGLAASRGSDENELNGFPAVNHGVEDCRRLIRALDAPVEVRHGTPDARLLAMVTLAGGFQSFEGGPISYNIPYTKRHDLATTIEHWQFVDRLCGAYTERGVTINREPFGPLTGTLVPPSIAIAVMLVEGELAATQGVRSLTLGYGQVGNLVQDVAALRALRKLGNEYLRDEVTVTTVFHEWMGGFPPDEARANGVISLGGATAAVAQPDKVITKSAQEFQGVPTKEANAAGLRTTRQLIDMMIEQDIDLGGIDEEQALIERETRALMDAIYDAGDGDVARGVINAFDSGALDVPFAPSDAAKGAVLPARDDDGRVRIFEFADLALPDDIKEIHAARLGERAETEGRDQSFRMVADDVDAISDGKLIGRPTGDNSPAGGASDAD
- a CDS encoding pyridoxal phosphate-dependent aminotransferase, translating into MDYTEPQFFRVMQYAARADRDVVDMVSGNPDWDPPEGLRDGLRDYAEAPADDYQYPPSVGLTPLRDEIAARRGVDRNRVLITNGAGEANHLAMTGGLHHFDGNEILLTDPVYPYYAGRANFVGADISFVPVDERNRLDPADVRAAASDETAVIVVNSPNNPTGAVYDADAMAEFAAIAEEYDALLLSDEVYDHFDYAGRFSSALHADSDHVVATNSLSKTMAITGFRVGYAIFPPEDGPTGALLERARTQHMLTNVTGSRPAQYAVLRALKTTSPDYYAACRRRLEDRVDDFCAALAEVGAEYNRPDGGFYVMARFPGFPGSFENVYELIDEAGVAGMPGEAFGESRRDWIRFALVTPRVDEAAQRLANYFE
- the glmS gene encoding methylaspartate mutase subunit S, whose amino-acid sequence is MPRTVILGVIGSDAHVVGITILEQALSAAGFEVINLGVQTAQDEFVSAAKSHDAEAVLVSSLYGHARQDCEGLHDELDDAGLDVLTYVGGNLAVGQSDFEETQATFRQMGFDRVFDAETDPEEAIEMLREDLQLTTTEAEQIRVDG
- a CDS encoding methylaspartate ammonia-lyase produces the protein MRIEDVRTVPGLSGFFFDDQQAIKDGATQSGFAYDGQPVTEGFDRIREAGEALIVEIELADGSIATGDCAAVQYSGAGGRDPLFRAEKYRPVVEGPVADALRGQDATQFGANATMLEEMDAQRSGGDQLHTAVRYGVSQALLNAAAQARGVTPTDVLADTYDTEPATSPVPVFGQSGDERRINAEKMLIKGVPVLPHGLFNSVEKVGENGEGLRDYLAWLSDRATALGPEPYSPRFHVDVYGILGKVFGPPYDRTEVTDYFETLREAAAPYPLQVEGPMDAGGRQAQITAMAELREGLADAGVDVDIVADEWCNTFEDVQAFVDAEAADLVQIKTPDLGGIQRSAEAVLYCEGTDTRAYVGGTCNETVTSARACAHVALATDAAQVLAKPGMGFDEGFMVVTNEMRRALARRDAAREVPADD
- a CDS encoding TRAM domain-containing protein, which codes for MVEVPDALSTLFSARVETDGDRYIVEIPKSEVSHGAISPGETYRVGLLSQVDAGSSAPAQPQTPTQDTDPERADTGVPQPPVDEGEIRNVTIESLGDQGDGIAKVERGYVVIVPDGEPGDSPTVEIETVQENVAFASVVDNDGRTV